The proteins below are encoded in one region of Calditrichota bacterium:
- a CDS encoding SDR family NAD(P)-dependent oxidoreductase, whose product MRLKTNVGNPNPSVLVTGSSSGIGYAIATHLAKNNFTVFATVRKKNDVEKLSNLGLSNLIPVYPLHLTNLDHVKGIHEFVSKKLSELKINGLYAIINAAGGGSIAPIELLNLEKFHAELKTRLLGPVALLQSFLPSIRKAKGRILWIATPALLPSPYLTDIHACDFAVNFLSRTLKIELMPWNIPSILIRCGGIKTESPSKTYQVLDENIKKWPKEIYDLYADSLRRVREEFEEFDKKRTHPEEVAKIVYKALISKRPKRRYRVGYMSGLAAFLELFPQTIVDYILEKKGPK is encoded by the coding sequence ATGCGTTTAAAAACGAATGTTGGAAATCCCAACCCGTCCGTTCTCGTAACGGGAAGTTCTTCTGGAATAGGTTATGCCATAGCGACTCATTTAGCAAAAAATAATTTTACAGTTTTTGCTACGGTTCGTAAAAAGAATGATGTAGAAAAATTATCCAATCTGGGGTTATCAAATTTAATTCCAGTCTATCCTTTGCATTTGACAAATTTAGATCATGTAAAGGGAATTCATGAGTTTGTAAGCAAAAAGTTATCGGAACTGAAAATAAATGGACTCTATGCCATAATCAATGCCGCTGGTGGAGGCAGCATTGCGCCAATTGAATTATTAAACTTAGAGAAATTCCACGCTGAATTGAAAACCAGACTTCTCGGGCCCGTTGCTTTGTTACAATCATTCTTGCCTTCTATTCGCAAAGCAAAAGGAAGAATTCTTTGGATAGCCACTCCGGCATTGCTTCCGAGCCCTTATCTGACCGATATTCATGCATGTGATTTTGCCGTTAATTTTCTTTCCAGAACGCTTAAGATAGAACTAATGCCCTGGAACATACCAAGTATACTTATTCGTTGCGGTGGCATAAAAACAGAGTCTCCCTCAAAAACATATCAGGTTTTGGATGAGAATATAAAAAAATGGCCGAAAGAAATTTATGACCTGTATGCCGATTCTTTAAGAAGAGTAAGAGAAGAATTTGAAGAATTTGATAAAAAAAGAACTCATCCGGAAGAAGTGGCAAAAATAGTCTATAAAGCGCTTATCAGCAAAAGACCAAAAAGAAGGTACAGAGTTGGCTATATGTCCGGACTTGCCGCGTTTCTTGAATTGTTCCCTCAAACGATAGTGGATTACATTCTGGAAAAAAAGGGGCCAAAATGA
- a CDS encoding ribosome maturation factor RimP, translated as MKDRITEIVTPEIEKEGAELVDIVLKGTKRNHILIIYVDKVGGVTISDCTKISRKLLEKTELDDLLGNNYRLEVSSPGIDRPLKTKRDFERHINRILDVQFQDEKGLHKITGYMKKIEENTLTISNEKGELEIPLHSILKATQRVKW; from the coding sequence ATGAAAGATAGAATTACAGAAATTGTAACGCCGGAGATTGAGAAGGAGGGGGCAGAACTTGTTGACATTGTTCTGAAGGGAACAAAACGAAATCACATCCTCATTATTTATGTTGACAAAGTGGGGGGTGTGACCATTAGCGATTGTACCAAAATTTCCAGAAAGCTTTTGGAAAAAACGGAATTGGACGATCTTCTTGGAAATAATTACCGTCTTGAGGTGTCCTCTCCGGGTATTGATCGGCCATTGAAAACAAAAAGGGATTTTGAGCGTCACATAAACCGTATTTTGGATGTTCAATTTCAAGATGAAAAAGGACTGCACAAAATTACGGGTTATATGAAAAAGATAGAAGAAAACACCCTCACCATTTCAAACGAAAAGGGTGAACTGGAAATCCCGTTACATTCCATTTTAAAGGCAACACAACGTGTTAAATGGTAA
- the nusA gene encoding transcription termination factor NusA — protein sequence MKIEIAEAISELTKEKKIDREQLAEILEGIMLSMIKKKYGTTDNFEVFVNIDKGEIEIYQNKTIVETVTDETTEVDLETAQKVEPDLEIGDEFLELVDPRKFGRRLIASAKQNLSQKLRDLEKESIFEEYQNRLGEIIIGDIRQINRDEIYINIDKTEVVLPKEEQIKNERYRRGESIRAVVKEVRRSNKGPEIVVSRRDPKFLVRLLELEVPEIYDGIIEIKAVAREAGERAKIAVHSNDKRIDAVGACVGMKGIRIQEIVKELNNEKIDVINWSSDSQLFISRALSPAKTSYVIIDEEAKSAIAIIPDEYISLAIGRGGVNRRLASQLTGYEIETIKESDYQNMMNRAKEELDVSQIAGIGKAVLEKLKEADLNTPEDVLRAGTDKLVQIPGIGEKTAEKIIESVKNYIEK from the coding sequence ATGAAGATAGAAATTGCCGAAGCCATTTCGGAGCTTACGAAAGAAAAGAAAATTGATCGGGAGCAGCTCGCCGAAATATTGGAAGGCATCATGCTGTCGATGATTAAGAAAAAATATGGAACAACGGATAATTTTGAGGTCTTTGTAAATATCGACAAGGGCGAAATAGAAATCTACCAGAACAAAACCATTGTTGAAACGGTTACAGACGAGACAACGGAAGTTGATTTGGAAACCGCTCAAAAGGTAGAACCGGATCTTGAAATTGGCGATGAATTTCTGGAGTTGGTTGATCCCAGAAAATTCGGGCGGCGGCTTATTGCATCGGCCAAACAGAATTTGAGCCAAAAGCTGCGCGATCTTGAAAAGGAGAGTATTTTTGAAGAATATCAAAATCGTTTAGGGGAAATTATTATTGGTGATATTCGACAAATCAACCGGGACGAAATTTATATCAATATTGACAAAACAGAGGTGGTTCTGCCAAAGGAAGAGCAGATTAAAAATGAGCGGTATCGGAGAGGAGAAAGCATTCGTGCGGTGGTTAAAGAGGTGCGGCGCTCCAACAAGGGGCCTGAAATTGTCGTATCCAGAAGGGATCCCAAATTTCTCGTGCGCCTGCTCGAACTGGAAGTTCCGGAAATCTACGATGGAATAATCGAAATCAAAGCCGTTGCGCGGGAGGCCGGAGAACGGGCAAAAATTGCGGTTCATTCAAATGATAAACGGATTGATGCGGTTGGAGCCTGTGTTGGAATGAAGGGGATTCGAATTCAGGAAATTGTAAAAGAATTAAATAATGAAAAAATTGACGTCATTAACTGGAGCTCCGATTCGCAACTGTTTATTTCTCGGGCACTGAGTCCTGCAAAAACATCCTATGTGATTATTGATGAAGAGGCCAAATCCGCCATTGCCATTATTCCTGATGAATATATTTCGCTGGCCATTGGCCGGGGCGGGGTAAACAGGCGCCTGGCCTCACAGCTCACGGGCTACGAAATTGAGACGATAAAAGAGAGCGATTATCAAAATATGATGAATCGGGCCAAAGAAGAATTGGACGTCAGTCAAATCGCTGGAATTGGTAAAGCCGTTTTGGAAAAACTAAAAGAAGCTGATTTAAACACGCCAGAGGATGTTTTGCGAGCCGGGACCGACAAACTTGTACAAATTCCGGGCATCGGTGAAAAAACGGCAGAGAAAATCATTGAATCTGTGAAAAACTATATCGAGAAATAA